A stretch of the Corynebacterium maris DSM 45190 genome encodes the following:
- the trxA gene encoding thioredoxin → MSNVIDVTQDTFREVVVESDTPVVVDFWAEWCGPCKKLSPMLEEIAAEMGDQVTVAKVNVDDERTLGAMFQIMSIPAVLFFKDGEKVDEVIGLRPKHEIVDKIQAQL, encoded by the coding sequence GCAACGTCATCGACGTCACACAGGACACGTTCCGCGAGGTCGTCGTCGAATCAGACACGCCGGTCGTCGTGGATTTCTGGGCGGAATGGTGCGGGCCCTGCAAGAAGCTCTCGCCGATGCTCGAGGAGATCGCGGCGGAGATGGGCGACCAAGTCACCGTGGCCAAGGTCAACGTCGACGACGAGCGTACGCTCGGCGCGATGTTCCAGATCATGTCCATCCCGGCGGTGCTGTTTTTCAAGGACGGGGAGAAGGTCGATGAAGTCATCGGTCTGCGTCCGAAGCACGAGATCGTCGATAAGATTCAAGCCCAGCTGTAA
- a CDS encoding N-acetylmuramoyl-L-alanine amidase, with protein MTDSIRPGESSPRVAEVRTTLAGLGLLASFEGDVSKWKTRSFSEDDKLFDDDLAEVLKAFQQSRGIVPSGKIDETTLRELRHASYRLGARVLQYQPNQELIGDDVSQLQNQLQELGFYVHRIDGHFGPYTHEALRSYQLNSGLQKDGVCGPKTLRALSLLGRRITGGSPLRIREREHVRDAGPQLAGKRVVIDPGLGGATTGMTVSGKYGDVTEEELLWDVAKRTEGRMISTGMETIISRQRGDDPSTRDRADIANAFDADLMISLRFDSYPNEKASGVASFYFGSEIGSSSMTGEMFSGYIQREIVARTKLINCGNHARTWDILRLTEMPTVELFLGYLSNPNDVKALTDPATRDAISEAIVVAIKRLYLLDEDDMATGTYRFEELLAAEQA; from the coding sequence GTGACGGACAGCATTCGACCCGGCGAGTCCAGCCCACGGGTCGCCGAAGTGCGCACCACTCTCGCCGGTCTCGGTTTGCTCGCGTCCTTTGAAGGCGACGTGAGCAAGTGGAAGACCCGTAGCTTCAGCGAGGACGATAAACTCTTCGACGATGACCTCGCTGAAGTGCTCAAGGCTTTCCAGCAGTCGCGCGGCATCGTGCCCAGCGGCAAGATCGACGAGACCACCCTGCGCGAGCTGCGCCACGCCTCGTACCGCCTCGGTGCGCGCGTCCTGCAGTATCAGCCGAACCAGGAGCTGATCGGCGACGACGTCTCCCAGCTGCAAAATCAGCTGCAGGAGCTGGGCTTCTACGTTCATCGCATCGACGGGCACTTCGGCCCGTACACCCATGAGGCGCTGCGCAGTTACCAGCTCAACTCCGGGCTGCAGAAGGACGGCGTCTGCGGGCCGAAGACGCTGCGCGCGCTGTCCCTGCTGGGGCGTCGCATCACCGGCGGCTCTCCGCTGCGCATCCGCGAACGCGAGCACGTCCGCGACGCCGGCCCCCAGCTCGCCGGCAAACGCGTCGTCATCGACCCCGGGTTGGGTGGCGCCACCACCGGCATGACCGTCTCCGGCAAGTACGGCGACGTCACCGAAGAGGAGCTGCTCTGGGACGTCGCCAAACGCACCGAGGGGCGCATGATCTCCACGGGCATGGAGACGATCATCTCCCGGCAGCGCGGCGACGACCCCAGCACCCGCGACCGAGCCGACATCGCCAACGCCTTCGACGCGGATTTGATGATCAGCCTGCGGTTCGACTCCTACCCGAACGAGAAGGCCTCCGGTGTGGCCAGCTTCTACTTCGGCTCCGAGATCGGGTCGTCCTCCATGACCGGGGAGATGTTCTCCGGTTACATTCAGCGCGAGATCGTCGCCCGCACCAAACTGATCAACTGCGGCAACCACGCGCGCACGTGGGACATTCTCCGCCTGACGGAGATGCCCACCGTGGAGCTGTTCCTGGGTTATCTCAGTAACCCTAACGACGTGAAGGCCCTGACCGATCCGGCGACGCGCGACGCCATCTCGGAGGCGATCGTGGTGGCGATCAAGCGCCTGTACCTGCTGGATGAGGACGACATGGCCACCGGCACCTACCGTTTCGAAGAGCTGCTGGCCGCCGAACAGGCTTAA